From the Terriglobales bacterium genome, the window GGGACAGGCTTGTAAGAGCCCGTCCCACTTCCCACACTTGCCGGCGGCGTGCCGCCCGAGGGCACCGCGACATGTTCATCCGGCGCCGAGCGCGGCGGGATGGGTGCGGGAGGAATGGGTTGTCCGCCCTTGAAACTCCCGCCGGCTCCCACCGTCGGAGTCGCCGTGGGAGGAGCCTGGTGCACGGGCCCGGAGGCCGGCACGCTTCCTTCCTCGCCGGACCCGAGCGGGCGCCGCAGATCGGGAGGCACGGGGTGCTCGGGCGTCTTCAGCGAGACTCGCACCGGAATTCCCGGCGCTCCAGGGTCCACCGGCCGCCGCGGACCATGCCAGTCGCCACCATTGGGATCGGGATACAACGTACTTGGACCATGTCCCACCGGCACCACATGCGGACCGCCCGACACCGGCACATGCGGGGGATGGAAGTTCGGGGGAGGATTGTGGACCGGGGTCACCGGATCCCAGTGGCTCCAACGCCGTCCCGGGCGCCAGCACCAGCCGTGCCCGCTGATGAAGAACCAGTCGCCGTAGCGATACGGCATCCAGCCCCAGGGATAGGCCGAGACCCAGACGTATCCCAGGCCCGGGTACCACACCCAGGCGCCGTCCATCCACGGGTTCCATCCCGCCCCGACGAAGTACGGCTGCCACATCCAGCCCCAGCCGCTGACGTAGCTGTAGCTGCCGTAATAATTCATATCCGAGAGCCCGTAGCTGTAGTCGGCAGCATAGTCGGCGGAGTACTGGGCGGAGTAGGCGCCGCTGTCGGCGGCCGGAGCCTGGTAGTTGGCGCGATACTCGGCGCGATCGCTGTCCCACTGGTCGTAGGGCTCCTGGGAGACGCTGCCGATCACCTCGTACTGGGGGTTGGCAAGATCCAGGTTCAGCGTCTGGTTCTTGGCCACCTCGATGCGCCCCTCGCCCGAAGGCACCACCACCGTGCCATCGAAGACCGCGACCCGGGCCATGTTCTGGTCGGCGATCACGCGGAAGTGCGCCCGGGAAGGCACCTGCAGGTCGTACCCACGGATGGTGACGCGGAATTGGTCGGCCTCGCTGGCGCGGACGTCGAAGTAGGCGATCCCCTGCTGCAGTTCGAGCATGCTGACGCGGCCGCCGTCGCCGCGCAGGCTGAGCTCCTGAACGTTGACCTCGGTGTCGGGAGCCAGGCGACCGGTGCTGCCGTCCTCGAACTCCACCTCGGCGTAGCCGTCGTCGCCGGTCCAGATGCGGCTGCCGCTGGTGACCGGCATGTTCATCACCGCGCGCTCAAAGCCCTGGCCGGTGCCGCGATCCATCTGCACGTCGCCGGTGACGTAGCTGAGCCGCACGATGCGGACCTCGGAGTCGGCGCGAGCGGCGGGAACCGCCGCCAGCAGGATACCCACTGCCGCGGCCAGGAACAGAAGAGCGTGGCCCACTCTCCGGTTGCTCATAACCATCTCCTGAAACACCTACTCCTTAGGATGTCCTGCCACCATTGTAGAGTTGTACCTTAGGCCGGGGGCCTTTATTTCTGCGGGCTTGCGGTCGGACTGGGGACGGCCGGGGTACCGGCGACGGGCTGGGTGCGGGCCCAGAGGCGCTCGGCCCGCTGGCGCGCCACGTGCATCACCGCGGGGTCGTCGGCGAGCTGCCGCAGCAGCGGAGCGATGCTCTGCAACTCGCCCAGACTGTTGGACTTGGCCATCTCCTCCATCCCCTCCAGCTCCGCCTCCAGGCCCAGGTGGTCGTAGCGGCGCAAGAAGAGCAGCCGTCGCGCCGATTCTTGGGTATTGATGATGCTCTGGAAGATCTGAGTCAGCTCCCGTACCGAGGGGTTCTCCGACCAGTTGTAGGAGGTGGAGAACTTCCTGTTCCCGTCGGCATACTCCAGGGTCTTCTGCCC encodes:
- a CDS encoding FecR family protein; translated protein: MSNRRVGHALLFLAAAVGILLAAVPAARADSEVRIVRLSYVTGDVQMDRGTGQGFERAVMNMPVTSGSRIWTGDDGYAEVEFEDGSTGRLAPDTEVNVQELSLRGDGGRVSMLELQQGIAYFDVRASEADQFRVTIRGYDLQVPSRAHFRVIADQNMARVAVFDGTVVVPSGEGRIEVAKNQTLNLDLANPQYEVIGSVSQEPYDQWDSDRAEYRANYQAPAADSGAYSAQYSADYAADYSYGLSDMNYYGSYSYVSGWGWMWQPYFVGAGWNPWMDGAWVWYPGLGYVWVSAYPWGWMPYRYGDWFFISGHGWCWRPGRRWSHWDPVTPVHNPPPNFHPPHVPVSGGPHVVPVGHGPSTLYPDPNGGDWHGPRRPVDPGAPGIPVRVSLKTPEHPVPPDLRRPLGSGEEGSVPASGPVHQAPPTATPTVGAGGSFKGGQPIPPAPIPPRSAPDEHVAVPSGGTPPASVGSGTGSYKPVP